The proteins below come from a single Longimicrobiales bacterium genomic window:
- the murC gene encoding UDP-N-acetylmuramate--L-alanine ligase, whose protein sequence is MSSVDLLALAQRGTIHFMGIGGAGMSALADALMRAGARVTGCDLHAAAAQSLLGDRVQVSAQHDPAHVADAAAVVVTAAVPPSHPELQAARERGIPVLKRAQALGAFVNAGTVLAVAGTHGKTTTTAMLTAILDSAGLDPTAFVGGRVEAWGGGLRRGESRLYVVEADEYDRSFLTLQPEAVAVTSVEADHMDIYGSIEEIHAAFRELLARVPQDGLIALCADDEGASGLLPASDPRVVRYGTRTYAGLRATDVAPTGSSTRFQVHDNDEPLGQVMLGVPGLHNVRNALAAIALARHAGASFDAVQRALPAFHGVSRRFQVVGTARGVTFVDDYAHHPTEIAATLAAARSVYPGQRIVAVFQPHLYSRTRDLAVEFGYALAQADAVWVTDVYAAREQPIEGVTGEMIVNAARRAGADGVHYTPTLDALQDDLGRVLVDQDVCIGMGAGDIDTAIRAVYARFAEAA, encoded by the coding sequence ATGAGCAGCGTCGATCTGCTCGCACTCGCGCAGCGCGGCACGATCCATTTCATGGGGATCGGCGGTGCAGGGATGTCGGCGCTCGCCGACGCCCTGATGCGGGCGGGTGCGCGCGTGACCGGCTGCGACCTGCATGCAGCGGCCGCGCAGTCGCTGCTCGGCGACCGTGTGCAGGTGAGTGCACAGCACGACCCGGCCCATGTAGCCGATGCGGCGGCCGTCGTGGTCACGGCCGCCGTGCCGCCGTCGCACCCGGAGCTGCAGGCGGCTCGTGAGCGCGGCATCCCTGTGCTCAAGCGTGCACAGGCGCTCGGCGCGTTCGTGAACGCGGGCACCGTGCTCGCCGTCGCGGGCACGCACGGCAAGACGACGACGACGGCGATGCTGACTGCGATTCTCGATTCGGCAGGCCTGGACCCGACGGCGTTCGTCGGTGGGCGCGTCGAAGCCTGGGGCGGCGGCCTGCGCCGCGGCGAGAGCCGGCTGTACGTGGTCGAGGCGGACGAGTACGACCGGTCCTTCCTGACGCTGCAGCCGGAGGCGGTCGCCGTCACGTCCGTCGAAGCCGATCACATGGACATCTACGGCTCGATCGAGGAGATCCACGCGGCATTCCGTGAGCTGCTCGCGCGGGTCCCGCAGGATGGCCTGATCGCGCTGTGCGCCGACGACGAGGGTGCGTCGGGACTGCTGCCGGCGAGCGACCCCCGGGTCGTGCGCTACGGCACGCGCACGTACGCCGGGCTGCGCGCGACCGACGTTGCGCCGACGGGCAGCAGCACACGGTTCCAGGTGCACGACAACGACGAGCCGCTCGGGCAGGTAATGCTCGGTGTGCCGGGGCTGCACAACGTGCGCAATGCGCTCGCGGCGATCGCGCTTGCGCGCCACGCAGGCGCTTCGTTCGATGCGGTGCAGCGGGCGCTGCCAGCGTTCCACGGTGTGTCGCGCCGGTTCCAGGTGGTCGGCACCGCACGCGGCGTGACGTTCGTCGACGACTACGCTCACCATCCGACGGAGATCGCCGCAACACTCGCGGCCGCGCGCAGTGTGTACCCGGGCCAGCGCATCGTCGCGGTGTTCCAGCCTCACCTGTACAGCCGCACACGCGACCTGGCGGTCGAGTTCGGCTACGCGCTGGCGCAGGCGGACGCGGTCTGGGTCACCGACGTGTACGCTGCCCGCGAGCAGCCGATCGAAGGCGTGACGGGCGAGATGATCGTGAATGCGGCGCGGCGCGCAGGGGCGGACGGCGTCCATTACACCCCGACTCTCGACGCATTGCAGGACGATCTGGGGCGCGTGCTGGTCGACCAGGACGTCTGCATCGGCATGGGTGCGGGGGACATCGACACGGCGATTCGTGCCGTGTACGCGCGCTTCGCGGAGGCCGCATGA
- the murG gene encoding undecaprenyldiphospho-muramoylpentapeptide beta-N-acetylglucosaminyltransferase, which yields MSRVLFAGGGTGGHLYPALALADALQEVRPGTQVHFVGAQRGVEARVLPQRGVPHTLLPFHPVYRAQVWRNATTMMGLSRSFLGLGRLFMRFSPRLVVATGGYASAPAGLFAVAAGVPLAVQEQNSFPGLTVRMLARFAAQVHLGFPEAAQRMKPGRNTEVFALGNPIRPPAQIDRAAARARFGLSPDSTVVLIVGGSQGALALNDALLEALRAVAAGELQRPASKLEILWATGPSHIDAIGAEIERLGAADWVRAVGYIDAMNDALSSADVAVSRAGAMATAELLAWGVPMLLVPLPTAAADHQTHNAQALDAAGAALHLPQATLTGSVLWRALADLLADPARQESMRAAARGRAHPDAAREIAEQLARLLPGAA from the coding sequence GTGAGTCGCGTGCTCTTTGCCGGCGGCGGCACGGGCGGGCACCTGTATCCCGCGCTCGCTCTCGCGGATGCGCTGCAGGAGGTGCGTCCCGGCACGCAGGTGCACTTCGTCGGTGCGCAGCGAGGTGTGGAGGCGCGTGTGCTGCCGCAGCGCGGCGTCCCGCACACGCTGCTGCCGTTCCATCCGGTCTACCGTGCGCAGGTCTGGCGCAACGCGACCACGATGATGGGGCTGTCGCGCAGCTTCCTCGGTCTCGGGCGCCTGTTCATGCGCTTCTCGCCCCGGCTCGTCGTCGCAACGGGCGGCTATGCGAGTGCGCCCGCCGGCCTGTTCGCAGTAGCGGCGGGCGTGCCCCTCGCCGTGCAGGAGCAGAATTCGTTTCCGGGCCTGACCGTGCGGATGCTGGCGCGCTTTGCGGCCCAGGTGCATCTCGGCTTCCCCGAGGCCGCGCAGCGGATGAAGCCGGGCCGCAACACGGAGGTGTTCGCGCTCGGCAATCCGATCCGGCCGCCCGCGCAGATCGACCGTGCCGCCGCACGTGCACGTTTCGGCCTGTCCCCCGATTCGACGGTGGTGCTGATCGTCGGCGGCAGCCAGGGAGCACTCGCGCTCAACGATGCGCTGCTCGAGGCACTGCGTGCGGTGGCCGCCGGTGAGCTGCAGCGGCCTGCGTCGAAGCTCGAGATCCTGTGGGCCACCGGCCCGAGCCACATCGATGCCATCGGTGCCGAGATCGAGCGGCTGGGCGCGGCCGACTGGGTGCGCGCCGTGGGTTACATCGACGCAATGAACGATGCGCTAAGCTCGGCCGACGTCGCTGTGTCACGCGCGGGTGCTATGGCGACCGCGGAGCTGCTCGCGTGGGGCGTGCCGATGCTGCTCGTTCCTCTGCCGACGGCCGCCGCCGATCACCAGACGCACAACGCGCAGGCGCTGGACGCGGCCGGCGCGGCGCTGCACCTGCCGCAGGCGACGCTGACCGGCAGCGTGCTGTGGCGGGCGCTGGCGGACCTGCTCGCAGACCCTGCGCGGCAGGAGTCGATGCGTGCCGCCGCGCGCGGGCGCGCACATCCGGACGCTGCGCGCGAGATCGCCGAACAGCTGGCTCGCCTGCTGCCGGGGGCCGCATGA
- the ftsW gene encoding putative lipid II flippase FtsW: MSRAAVAPRAHADLNAQALTRLSRGWEAPVLLLLAVALLSFGLVAVYSASAIKAQTDGLADYHFVIRQAIGGSLGLLLLAVMAYLDYRVLRFFAWPMLLVVVGLLVFVLLPGTESIAPRVNGGRRWIDLGGIQGQPSELAKLVLIIWTAAVAVRKQDRLGSLSKGLLPFLLVWGTVATLIMMQPSMSAAALVVLLAALVLFAGGARIAHFVVLGALMLPFLLTQVSGVGYRMRRILAFIDPTHDPAGVSYQITQALIALGSGGLLGRGLGHGQQKFGFLPEPHNDFIFAMIGEEWGFIGMAALVLAYSGIALIGYRVARNAPDLFGSLLAIGVTNLIVVQALLHMAVNSALIPTTGVTLPFISYGGSSLIVCMAAVGILMNIARRSSREAE, encoded by the coding sequence ATGAGCCGGGCAGCCGTGGCGCCGCGCGCGCATGCGGACCTGAACGCCCAGGCGCTCACGCGACTGAGCCGCGGATGGGAAGCGCCCGTGCTGCTGCTGCTGGCGGTTGCGCTGCTGTCGTTCGGGCTGGTCGCCGTGTACAGCGCGAGCGCGATCAAGGCGCAGACGGACGGGCTGGCCGACTACCATTTCGTGATCCGCCAGGCGATCGGCGGCTCGCTCGGTCTGCTGCTCCTCGCCGTCATGGCGTACCTCGACTACCGGGTGCTCCGCTTCTTCGCCTGGCCGATGCTGCTGGTCGTCGTCGGGCTGCTCGTTTTCGTGCTGCTGCCGGGCACCGAGAGCATAGCGCCGCGCGTGAACGGCGGGCGTCGCTGGATCGACCTCGGTGGGATCCAGGGGCAGCCCTCCGAGCTGGCGAAGCTGGTGCTGATCATCTGGACGGCCGCGGTCGCCGTGCGCAAGCAGGACCGGCTGGGCAGCCTGAGCAAGGGACTGCTGCCCTTCCTGCTCGTGTGGGGAACGGTCGCGACACTGATCATGATGCAGCCCAGCATGTCGGCGGCCGCACTGGTCGTGCTGCTCGCGGCGCTCGTGCTGTTCGCGGGCGGTGCGCGCATCGCGCACTTCGTGGTGCTCGGCGCGCTGATGCTGCCCTTCCTGCTGACGCAGGTGAGCGGTGTCGGGTACCGGATGCGCCGGATCCTGGCGTTCATCGATCCGACGCATGACCCCGCCGGCGTCAGCTACCAGATCACGCAGGCGCTGATCGCGCTCGGCAGCGGCGGCCTGCTCGGACGAGGGCTGGGTCACGGCCAGCAGAAGTTCGGGTTCCTGCCCGAGCCGCACAACGACTTCATCTTCGCAATGATCGGCGAAGAGTGGGGCTTCATCGGCATGGCGGCGCTGGTGCTCGCCTACAGCGGCATCGCACTGATCGGCTACCGTGTCGCCCGTAACGCGCCGGATCTGTTCGGCAGCCTGCTCGCGATCGGCGTCACGAACCTCATCGTGGTGCAGGCGCTGCTGCACATGGCGGTGAACAGTGCGCTCATCCCCACGACCGGCGTGACGCTGCCGTTCATCTCGTACGGCGGCTCCAGCCTGATCGTATGCATGGCCGCGGTGGGCATCCTGATGAACATCGCCCGCCGCTCGAGCAGGGAGGCCGAGTGA
- the murD gene encoding UDP-N-acetylmuramoyl-L-alanine--D-glutamate ligase: MTNVGILGLARSGRAAARLALARGARVYASDSGDTAELRAAAEEIRTAGGEAQTGGHDVARLAQCDTIVVSPGIPPTATVLGDARIAHVTRMSELEFAYRYLDAPVVAITGTNGKSTTTALASHLLTTAGYDAPAAGNIGTPLSEVALRNDAPDWVVVEASSFQLADVDTFAPRIGVVTNLAPDHLDRYASVRDYYADKAHLFDNAVSESTWVLNGEEADVLSLAADAPGTRYVFRVHTPLASTERGGWLSGEQLLLNMSGTATALLGTAELRILGRHNRANALAAAIASVAAGASVDAVREGLRTFPGLPHRLEVIGERNGVLWVNDSKATNVASARVALESMTRPTVLLLGGVHKGEPYAGLGDGLRSHVRLVVAYGAAADLIERELGGVVALERVDGSFSDVVAHAAARARPGDALLLAPACASFDMFRNYEERGDAFRALARGEA; encoded by the coding sequence ATGACCAACGTCGGCATCCTGGGACTTGCGCGCAGCGGGCGCGCGGCGGCGCGACTCGCGCTGGCGCGCGGCGCGCGCGTGTACGCCTCGGATTCCGGCGACACCGCGGAGCTGCGCGCGGCGGCGGAGGAGATCCGCACGGCGGGCGGTGAAGCGCAGACGGGCGGCCACGACGTCGCACGGCTGGCGCAGTGCGACACCATCGTGGTCAGTCCCGGCATCCCGCCGACCGCCACGGTGCTGGGCGATGCGCGCATTGCGCACGTCACGCGCATGTCCGAGCTCGAGTTCGCGTACCGCTACCTGGACGCACCGGTGGTCGCGATCACGGGAACCAATGGCAAGAGCACGACGACGGCGCTCGCCTCCCATCTGCTCACGACAGCCGGCTATGACGCGCCGGCGGCCGGCAACATCGGTACGCCGCTGTCCGAAGTTGCGCTGCGCAACGATGCGCCGGACTGGGTGGTCGTGGAGGCGAGCTCCTTCCAGCTCGCGGATGTCGACACGTTCGCGCCGCGCATCGGCGTCGTGACGAACCTCGCACCGGACCATCTCGATCGGTACGCGAGTGTAAGGGACTACTACGCAGACAAGGCGCATCTCTTCGACAACGCGGTCAGTGAGAGTACGTGGGTTCTCAACGGGGAGGAGGCCGACGTGCTCTCGCTGGCCGCGGATGCGCCGGGTACGCGCTACGTGTTCCGCGTTCACACCCCGCTCGCCTCGACCGAGCGCGGCGGCTGGCTGAGCGGTGAGCAACTCCTGCTGAACATGAGCGGCACCGCCACGGCGCTGCTGGGCACCGCGGAGCTGCGCATCCTGGGACGACACAACCGCGCGAACGCGCTGGCCGCCGCGATCGCAAGTGTAGCCGCCGGTGCGAGTGTCGATGCCGTGCGGGAAGGGCTGCGCACGTTCCCGGGACTGCCGCACCGCCTGGAGGTGATCGGCGAGCGCAACGGCGTTCTCTGGGTGAACGACTCCAAGGCGACCAACGTTGCATCGGCGCGCGTCGCGCTGGAAAGCATGACGCGGCCGACGGTGCTGCTGCTCGGCGGCGTGCACAAGGGCGAGCCCTACGCCGGCCTCGGGGACGGGCTCCGCAGCCACGTCCGGCTGGTGGTCGCATACGGCGCGGCGGCGGATCTCATCGAGCGTGAGCTGGGCGGCGTCGTCGCGCTCGAGCGCGTCGATGGCAGCTTCAGCGACGTCGTGGCACACGCCGCAGCGCGTGCACGGCCCGGCGATGCGCTGCTCCTGGCGCCGGCATGCGCCAGCTTCGACATGTTCCGCAACTACGAGGAGCGCGGCGACGCGTTCCGCGCGCTTGCGCGAGGTGAGGCATGA
- the mraY gene encoding phospho-N-acetylmuramoyl-pentapeptide-transferase translates to MLYHLLYPLADQYSFLNLFRYITFRAAGGMATAIMIAFLFGPPIIRWLQRLRFGQVVRQEGPQSHLAKAGTPTMGGVLIIVATLIGTLLWADLTNEYVLIAMAVMVWLGALGFLDDYLKVVRRRTEGLVGKYKLIGQGMIGIIVGIVLLIWPASDIPTHWTSVPFFADYHVAFILPVLFIPWVMLVLAGSSNAVNLTDGLDGLAGGLSAIAAATFGVFAYVIGRVDTSNYLGLFYMAGAGELSIFCVALAGATLGFLWFNAHPAEVFMGDTGSLALGGALGAVAVLIKGEFLLVIVGGVFVVEAISVMAQVGWFKYTARTQGRGQRLLAMAPLHHHFEKQGWAESKIIMRFWILGILCSLVAFSTLKIR, encoded by the coding sequence ATGCTCTATCACCTGCTGTACCCGCTGGCGGACCAGTACTCGTTTCTCAACCTGTTCCGCTACATCACGTTCCGTGCAGCGGGCGGCATGGCGACGGCCATCATGATCGCGTTCCTGTTCGGTCCGCCGATCATCCGGTGGCTGCAGCGTCTGCGCTTCGGGCAGGTCGTGCGACAGGAGGGGCCGCAGTCGCACCTGGCCAAGGCGGGCACGCCGACCATGGGCGGTGTGCTCATCATCGTCGCAACCCTGATCGGCACGCTGCTCTGGGCGGACCTCACCAACGAGTACGTGCTGATCGCGATGGCCGTCATGGTCTGGCTGGGCGCACTCGGCTTCCTGGACGACTACCTGAAGGTCGTGCGTCGTCGCACCGAGGGACTGGTCGGCAAGTACAAGCTGATCGGCCAGGGCATGATCGGCATCATCGTCGGAATCGTGCTGCTGATCTGGCCCGCGTCGGACATCCCGACGCACTGGACCAGCGTTCCGTTCTTCGCCGACTACCACGTCGCGTTCATCCTGCCGGTCCTGTTCATCCCGTGGGTGATGCTCGTCCTCGCGGGCAGCTCGAACGCGGTGAACCTTACGGACGGCCTGGACGGCCTCGCGGGCGGACTCTCGGCCATCGCGGCGGCGACGTTCGGTGTCTTCGCATACGTGATCGGTCGCGTCGATACGTCGAACTACCTCGGACTGTTCTACATGGCCGGCGCGGGTGAGCTGTCGATCTTCTGCGTCGCGCTGGCCGGTGCGACGCTGGGATTCCTCTGGTTCAATGCGCACCCCGCGGAAGTGTTCATGGGGGACACCGGCTCGCTCGCGCTGGGCGGTGCGCTGGGCGCAGTGGCCGTTCTGATCAAGGGTGAGTTCCTGCTCGTCATCGTGGGCGGCGTCTTCGTGGTGGAGGCGATCAGCGTGATGGCGCAGGTCGGCTGGTTCAAGTACACGGCGCGCACGCAGGGACGCGGGCAGCGGCTGCTCGCGATGGCGCCGTTGCACCACCACTTCGAGAAGCAGGGCTGGGCCGAGAGCAAGATCATCATGCGCTTCTGGATCCTGGGGATCCTGTGCAGCCTGGTCGCATTCAGCACGCTGAAGATCCGTTGA